From bacterium:
TGATGCAGCTCTTGCCCTTATAGAGGATGTGGAGGAGCTCATTAAAATTAGCCCGGAATCCTTAACCGAGGTTGCAACTAGTACTCCAGTGAGTAAGTTAGTAGATATTATTCTAACTCAAGCTGCAAGAGATGGAGCCAGTGACATTCATATTGAACCTGATGAAGATTCTTTAAGAATTCGTTTCCGAATAGATGGTATACTCTATGAAGTTCCCTCTCCGCCAAAACATCTGGAACTGGCTATTATCTCTCGGCTAAAAGTTCTGTCAAACTTAGATATTGCTACCACCCGTATCCCGCAGGATGGTCATTTTAAAAAGAGACTTGAAGGCAAAGAAATTGATTGCCGAATCTCCACTGTCCCTACCATTTATGGAGAGAATTTAGTTATTAGAGTCTTAAATCCAGCTACTGCTTTACTCGGGCTGGACGAACTTGGTTTTTCTCCTGAAATGCTGACTAGATTTGAAGAGATAATATCCCAGCCATGGGGTACTGTTTTGGTTACAGGCCCAACCGGCTCCGGCAAGACTACCACATTATATGCGGCTTTGAACAGAATTAATACCGTGGAGAAAAACATTGTTACTATTGAGGACCCTGTAGAATACCGGCTCGGTCTCATTCGTCAGATTCAGGCAAATCCAAAAGCAGGTCTTACTTTTGTCAATGGTCTGCGATCTATAGTACGGCAGGACCCTGATGTTATTATGATTGGAGAGATCAGAGACCATGAAACAGCAGACATTGCTTCTCAAGCCGCTCTTACCGGGCACTTGGTCTTTTCCACACTTCATACTAATGACGCTCCAGGGGCAGTAATTCGATTGGTTAACATGGGGATAGAGCCTTTCTTAATCGCCGGGTCTGTGATTGGAGTGGTAGCTCAACGTTTAGTTCGGAGAATATGTTCCAGATGCAAGGAGTCCTACAAACCAAGCAGAGTTCTTCTGCGCAGATTAGGATTAGAAGAAAATAAATCATACCTTTTCCATCGAGGAAGAGGATGTAAAGAATGTAAAGAGACAGGATATAAAGGAAGAGCCGGTCTATTTGAACTACTAAGAGTAAGTGATGAAATAAGAGAGTTAATAATTAAGGGAATATCGTCTACTGCTATTAGGAAAAAAGCGGAAAAAGAGGGAATGAAACCGTTAAGAGAAGATGGAATAAGTAAGATTTTGCAGGGTGTTACTACTATAGAAGAAGTTACCCGGGTTACTCAGATGACTGCTGATATGATGGCGCCTATGGAGGTCAGCCAGGAAGAAAAGGTGGAAGCAAAGAAAGAGGAAATAAAAGAAAGAAAGATAATAACAGAAGAAAAAGCTCCATCTGCAAATTGGGGAAGAGCTTTAAACCTGAACGAATATGAGAATAAGATAACCTCCTGGATTGCAAAGGAAAGGTAAAGATGTATGAAAAATACTGGAAAGTAGAGGAGAAGCCTTTTAAAAACACTCCTGATCCCAGATATCTGTATTATTCCCCCCAGCACGAAGATGCTTTAATGAAACTCTCATACGCAGTGACTGGAGACATGGGTGGAGCCGTAATGACGGGTGTATTCGGCTGTGGAAAGACTATTGTTGGTAAGTCGTTGATGCAGCAGCTGGGTGTGGAAAGGTATAATTTTGCATTTATAGATAATCCCATGCTCAGCTTCCCTGATCTTCTGCGCTCTATAGTAAGAAACCTAAATTCTTCTAAGCTGCCTGATAAAAAAACTGAGCTCTTGGTAGACTCACTTCTGGAAATTCTGGAGGGTGTCCTGATAGACAACGACAGGGACGGAAAGAAGACTATAATAATCGTAGATGAAGCGCATATTATAGATGACCCAAAGGTGTTTGAAGAGTTGAGACTCTTACTCAATTTTCAGACTGAAGGAAAATTTCTCCTGACTCTGCTTCTATTCGGACAGCCAGAACTTAAAAACAAGATATATAATATTAAACAGTTAGAACAAAGAATGCCTATAAAATGTCATCTGGACAAATTAGAGACAAAAGAGATTTCAGCGTATATGACACACAGGCTCAAAGTTGCCGGGAGAGAAGAACCTATTTTTACTCCTGAGGCAATATCAGTAATTCAGGAACATTCAGG
This genomic window contains:
- a CDS encoding ATPase, T2SS/T4P/T4SS family, coding for MDQENLGQSLLSKGLISEEQLDEALSRAKRGRLSLSQVLIEMGFVTKEEAYSIIAEEIDVPYVDMSNYIVDPKVINLIDGEDATQHLIYPLFKIENTLTIAMADPTNLAAIDKVRMKTNLEIEACLATEDDIREAIRGSYEKGDAALALIEDVEELIKISPESLTEVATSTPVSKLVDIILTQAARDGASDIHIEPDEDSLRIRFRIDGILYEVPSPPKHLELAIISRLKVLSNLDIATTRIPQDGHFKKRLEGKEIDCRISTVPTIYGENLVIRVLNPATALLGLDELGFSPEMLTRFEEIISQPWGTVLVTGPTGSGKTTTLYAALNRINTVEKNIVTIEDPVEYRLGLIRQIQANPKAGLTFVNGLRSIVRQDPDVIMIGEIRDHETADIASQAALTGHLVFSTLHTNDAPGAVIRLVNMGIEPFLIAGSVIGVVAQRLVRRICSRCKESYKPSRVLLRRLGLEENKSYLFHRGRGCKECKETGYKGRAGLFELLRVSDEIRELIIKGISSTAIRKKAEKEGMKPLREDGISKILQGVTTIEEVTRVTQMTADMMAPMEVSQEEKVEAKKEEIKERKIITEEKAPSANWGRALNLNEYENKITSWIAKER
- a CDS encoding AAA family ATPase, which translates into the protein MYEKYWKVEEKPFKNTPDPRYLYYSPQHEDALMKLSYAVTGDMGGAVMTGVFGCGKTIVGKSLMQQLGVERYNFAFIDNPMLSFPDLLRSIVRNLNSSKLPDKKTELLVDSLLEILEGVLIDNDRDGKKTIIIVDEAHIIDDPKVFEELRLLLNFQTEGKFLLTLLLFGQPELKNKIYNIKQLEQRMPIKCHLDKLETKEISAYMTHRLKVAGREEPIFTPEAISVIQEHSGGIPRRINHICDLSMLVGFGKKADEISGQLVQQVIKDFGI